A genomic segment from uncultured Alistipes sp. encodes:
- a CDS encoding AbiH family protein: MNRIVLIGNGFDLAHGLPTGYVDFINNYWEDFHCHVLNGYAQYLLKHFGVAPIKSYSDNFADLKVINKGSDEITEFTVTDNEQNAFNEWCRFINDYNQVGRFTESLQLTFKNPFWKHISAQASLENWVDIENEYFQSLNRLIDQERDLGYKSAKELNIDFHSIQNLLIEYLRKIQEEKISDELFNEGINKIIFESINQQDISKSGQDLFLEDISSQLFNSPGGMCLGEIEDELRIHPEYEILGTREDSFRVMVENKINKGQLKDFLIPNQILLLNFNYTNTAKKLYVKSDHYPKCELIHIHGELDDKNNPIIFGYGDEMHEDYKKIVDLNNNAYLENIKSIRYLETDNYRRLLGFIDSAPYQIYIMGHSCGNSDRTLLNTLFEHKNCLSIKPYYYLREDGTDNYIDIVQNISRDFKDMTLMRDRVVNKCYCQPLVTP; the protein is encoded by the coding sequence ATGAACAGAATAGTATTAATCGGGAATGGTTTTGATTTAGCTCATGGCTTGCCTACTGGCTATGTCGATTTCATAAATAATTACTGGGAGGATTTCCACTGTCATGTACTCAATGGATACGCTCAATACCTATTAAAGCATTTCGGAGTTGCTCCCATTAAGTCATACTCGGACAATTTTGCTGACCTTAAAGTAATAAATAAAGGGAGTGACGAAATCACAGAATTCACAGTCACAGATAATGAACAAAATGCATTTAATGAGTGGTGTCGATTCATTAATGATTACAATCAAGTTGGAAGATTTACAGAATCTCTCCAATTAACATTTAAGAATCCGTTTTGGAAACACATATCAGCGCAAGCCTCGTTGGAGAATTGGGTAGACATTGAGAACGAATATTTTCAATCATTAAATAGGCTAATAGATCAAGAACGAGATTTAGGCTATAAATCCGCAAAAGAGCTAAATATAGACTTTCATAGTATCCAAAACTTATTAATAGAGTATCTGCGCAAAATTCAAGAAGAAAAGATTTCGGATGAGCTTTTCAACGAAGGGATCAATAAAATAATATTTGAGTCTATTAATCAACAAGACATATCCAAAAGTGGCCAAGATTTATTTTTGGAAGATATTTCATCTCAATTATTTAATTCCCCTGGAGGAATGTGTCTAGGAGAGATAGAAGACGAATTGAGAATTCACCCAGAATATGAGATTTTGGGGACAAGAGAGGATTCATTTCGTGTAATGGTGGAAAATAAAATAAACAAAGGACAGCTAAAGGATTTCCTTATTCCTAACCAAATACTTCTGCTTAATTTTAATTATACAAATACTGCTAAAAAATTATATGTAAAATCAGACCATTACCCAAAGTGCGAATTGATACATATTCACGGAGAATTAGATGATAAGAACAATCCAATTATTTTTGGATATGGCGATGAAATGCACGAAGATTATAAAAAAATAGTCGATCTGAATAACAATGCCTATTTAGAAAACATCAAATCAATTCGTTATCTTGAAACTGATAATTATCGGAGACTCTTGGGATTCATAGATTCTGCACCTTATCAGATATATATAATGGGGCACTCTTGTGGCAACTCTGATCGGACCTTATTAAATACCCTTTTTGAACATAAAAACTGCTTATCAATAAAGCCATATTACTACCTAAGAGAAGATGGAACAGATAATTACATTGATATTGTTCAAAATATATCCCGAGACTTTAAGGATATGACATTAATGCGAGACAGAGTTGTTAATAAATGCTATTGTCAACCATTAGTAACTCCTTAA
- a CDS encoding ATP-binding protein: protein MQLRPSMRRAAKMRLALAGASGSGKTYSSLLIAYGMTSDWSRVAVIDSENGSADLYAHLGSYQVLTLPDYSPETYIEAIGICEQAGAEVIVIDSISHCWDYLLDFHANLQGNSFANWARVTPRQNAFIQRILNSSCHIICTMRSKQDYVLSDKNGKMVPEKVGLKAVQRDNVDYEFTAVLDIAMNHKATTSKDRTGLFTGRPEFTITPAVGQAILKWCNMAQSTQQNPSTQNLHSHASSLSA from the coding sequence ATGCAATTACGTCCATCCATGCGCCGTGCAGCCAAAATGCGGCTCGCTCTGGCTGGAGCCTCGGGGTCGGGAAAGACCTACTCCTCGCTCCTCATCGCTTACGGCATGACCTCCGACTGGTCCCGTGTTGCCGTCATCGATTCCGAGAACGGCTCGGCCGATCTCTATGCCCATCTGGGCAGTTATCAGGTCCTCACCCTGCCCGACTACTCTCCCGAGACCTACATCGAGGCCATCGGTATCTGTGAACAGGCAGGGGCCGAGGTCATCGTCATCGACAGCATCTCCCATTGCTGGGACTATCTGCTCGATTTCCACGCCAACCTGCAGGGAAACTCCTTTGCCAACTGGGCCAGGGTCACACCCCGTCAGAATGCCTTCATCCAACGCATTCTCAACTCCTCGTGCCACATCATCTGCACCATGCGTTCCAAGCAGGATTATGTCCTCTCGGACAAGAACGGCAAGATGGTCCCCGAGAAGGTGGGATTGAAGGCCGTACAGCGCGACAACGTGGACTATGAGTTCACCGCCGTGCTGGACATCGCCATGAACCACAAGGCCACCACCTCCAAAGACCGAACGGGGCTCTTTACAGGGCGTCCCGAGTTCACGATAACTCCTGCTGTCGGTCAGGCCATCCTCAAATGGTGCAACATGGCACAGTCCACGCAACAGAATCCTTCCACGCAAAACCTCCACAGCCATGCTTCCAGCCTTTCAGCCTAA
- a CDS encoding DUF3871 family protein, translated as MLPAFQPNPEFAVGLNLPVKEATIVEERSVTPIVSLGTIPRTRHFIEANTKPVDMAHLKNDCVVPVFSKDNEVTISHQSFIETVLGAAHRMFPQEAIDTPDIVVSHIIKGRIPEAIHKPVNQLLETDKTIYYERMAFCFEIPSIYEEVAGNRLNLSIGGVRAYNHENLYSKKTAEKFKVFIGFKNLVCCNLCVSTDGFKRELRAMSVQELFKASLQLFQQYDAERHIRQMAALQRQSISEHQFAQLIGKARLYQYLPTAERKALPAMEFTDCHVNAVAKAYYMDENFSRGDNPEIDLWKLYNLFTGANKSSYIDTFLDRSLNATQLIAGIGRALEGDSEYSWFVE; from the coding sequence ATGCTTCCAGCCTTTCAGCCTAATCCCGAGTTTGCCGTAGGGTTGAATCTACCCGTGAAGGAGGCAACCATCGTAGAGGAGCGTTCCGTAACGCCGATTGTATCGTTGGGGACTATACCGCGTACCCGTCACTTTATCGAGGCCAACACCAAGCCTGTCGATATGGCCCATCTAAAAAACGATTGTGTCGTTCCCGTATTCAGCAAGGACAACGAGGTAACGATCTCCCACCAGAGTTTTATTGAAACAGTGTTAGGTGCTGCCCACCGTATGTTTCCACAAGAAGCCATCGACACACCCGATATTGTCGTTTCGCATATCATCAAGGGACGGATTCCCGAGGCTATCCACAAGCCCGTGAACCAGCTCCTGGAGACGGACAAGACCATCTATTACGAACGCATGGCCTTCTGCTTCGAGATTCCCTCGATTTACGAGGAGGTGGCAGGCAATCGGTTGAATCTTTCGATCGGAGGGGTAAGGGCCTATAACCACGAAAATCTCTATTCGAAAAAGACGGCCGAGAAGTTCAAGGTCTTCATCGGATTCAAGAACCTTGTCTGCTGCAACCTCTGTGTATCGACCGACGGATTCAAGCGGGAGTTGCGGGCGATGAGCGTACAGGAGTTGTTTAAGGCTTCGTTGCAGTTGTTCCAGCAGTACGATGCCGAACGGCATATTCGGCAGATGGCTGCATTACAGCGGCAATCGATCAGTGAACACCAGTTTGCGCAACTCATCGGAAAGGCTCGATTGTATCAATACCTGCCCACAGCCGAGCGAAAGGCATTGCCTGCCATGGAGTTTACCGACTGTCACGTCAATGCCGTGGCAAAGGCCTACTACATGGACGAGAACTTTTCCAGAGGGGACAATCCCGAGATTGACTTGTGGAAGCTCTACAACCTCTTTACGGGAGCCAACAAGTCCAGCTACATCGACACATTCCTCGACCGTTCGCTGAATGCAACGCAGTTGATTGCAGGAATCGGACGGGCCTTGGAGGGAGATTCCGAGTACAGTTGGTTTGTGGAATAG
- a CDS encoding IS982 family transposase, with translation MKKKLRILLVFSKLEVSKHLIYIHRMHNLYAIFAKFLDICKQKAGNLVNEQGNVPRPGVVPKFSDLEVVALSMASEAVGIDSESLLFSRLKEYGDKMPNLISRRQYNDRRKFTAQLCRLIRERIANEMDGGEDYFCIDSKPVEVCRIARAKRCTMGGNDYRKAPSYGYCASQGTYYYGYKLHAVCGLSGVIHSFDLTKAGVHDINYLKDVKVDYSNCTVIGDRGYISADVQLDLFETAHIRLKVPYRRNQRDWKPVFHPFAKARKRIEPLFSQLCDQFMLIRNYAKDTDGLFARIIGKISALTILQYINYKNNKPIGRVKYALT, from the coding sequence ATGAAGAAAAAGTTGCGCATATTATTGGTGTTTAGTAAATTAGAGGTGTCTAAACATCTGATTTACATACACCGTATGCACAACTTATACGCAATATTCGCAAAATTTCTGGACATCTGCAAACAAAAAGCAGGAAATTTAGTCAATGAACAAGGGAATGTGCCCCGTCCGGGTGTTGTCCCCAAGTTTTCCGACCTTGAGGTGGTCGCTCTGAGCATGGCATCCGAAGCGGTCGGAATAGACAGCGAGTCCCTGTTGTTTTCCAGATTGAAGGAATACGGGGACAAAATGCCGAACCTTATATCCCGGAGGCAATACAACGACAGGCGCAAGTTTACGGCACAGCTCTGCAGGCTCATCCGGGAGAGAATCGCCAATGAGATGGATGGCGGCGAAGATTATTTCTGCATTGACTCCAAGCCGGTAGAGGTATGTCGGATAGCACGCGCCAAGCGTTGTACGATGGGCGGGAATGACTACCGGAAAGCCCCGTCCTACGGATATTGTGCCTCACAAGGTACATATTACTATGGGTATAAGCTGCACGCCGTCTGCGGGTTGAGCGGGGTCATACACTCTTTCGACCTGACGAAGGCGGGCGTGCATGACATCAATTACCTGAAGGATGTCAAGGTCGATTATTCCAACTGCACTGTGATTGGAGACAGGGGCTATATCAGTGCCGATGTGCAACTGGACCTTTTTGAGACGGCCCATATTCGTTTGAAAGTGCCTTACCGGAGAAACCAAAGGGACTGGAAACCTGTCTTCCATCCATTTGCCAAAGCCAGGAAAAGGATAGAACCCTTGTTCTCACAGCTATGTGACCAGTTTATGCTCATACGCAATTATGCGAAAGACACGGATGGGTTGTTCGCCCGGATTATCGGGAAAATCAGCGCACTTACAATCCTACAATACATTAACTACAAAAACAACAAGCCCATTGGAAGAGTCAAGTATGCGCTGACTTAA